The window CCTCATTGGAATTCCAGCGTCGGCTAATGCAACGGATGCTGCAGAAAGTGCTGCACATCTAGTACCGCCATCAGCTTGAAGAACTTCGATAAATACATCAACCGCAGTTCTTGGAAATTTTTCTAGCATGACTGCTGGTTCTAATGCTTCTTTGATGACTTTAGAAATTTCAATCTCTCTTCTTGAGGGTGCAGGATTTTTTCTCTCAGTTACTGAGAAAGGTTCCATATGATATCTAACTCGTAAAATACCAGTGTCAGTGTTTGACATGTGTTTTGGATGAACATCTCTTGGACCAAATACCCCAACTAAAATTTTATTATCGCCAAATTCAATATATGCAGAGCCGTCGGCATTTTTCAATCCTCCAGCCTTTATCATAATTCGTCTTGGTTCGTCAACTTTACGGCCGTCACAACGAATTCCATTTTCATCTAGTAACACTAGTGTTGTATCTCTACCGCCCATTATGATTCACCTTTTGATTCTAACATTTCTTTCACTTGGTCTGTCAAATTAGCAACATGTGCCTTTTCATCGACCATTTGTATGGCTTTTTTAGCCTTTAATAATCCCTCGGGAGTTTCACATGAAACTACTATCCAGCCGTTTTGACCAATGGTTACGGCAGCACCGGTAGCCATTTCAATCATTTGTATCATAGTTCCCCTCTTCCCAATTAGGCGTGGGACTTTGCTTGGAGATATTTTTACCAGAGTTCCAGAATCAATCTTACCTAGATCTCTATCAGCTATAGTTACAAGCGGATCTCTAGTTCTATCAAAATTTGCAATTCGAGCAGCAACTAGATCACCTGATTTGAGTTTTGATGTGAGTTCATCGGCATGTGCAGAAAAATCCCTTCCAAAGACATCTTGTGCTGGTAAAAATCCCACATAACAGGAGTTGATATCCAGTTCCCATGACAATGATGTGTGAGATATAACTTTGCCAATAACTAGATCGTCAATTTTTGGGATGTATTTTCCGGTTAACGGGATTACTTTAATAGAATCATCATAAATTTCCGAAATTCCAATAGATGTTGCAATTATTTTGTTACCGTCAAGAATTACATTTTGCTCTGGTCTGTAAGGGCCAGTCGTAATCACATCGCCTGGAATAACATATTTTCTTTTATTTTCCATTACTTCATAACCTCAACTGTGGCAGAACCTTTTGTTATAGAACCTAATCTATCAATCACATTTGGCCTTGCTCCAGCGGGTATTTCAAGTATTGCTTTTAAAGAACCATTATTTTGCCATTCTTCTTTTTTCAAAGACCCAACAGATTTCAAAACAGCATATGATTGAGATGCATATTGTGCCGGAATAGTTATTTCAAGATCAAGATTTTCAGATTTAAGAGCAATGATAGAACGTAATTTGTCTACAATTTCAGGCACTTGTTCATCAACACTTTTTTGCGGTTCAATTGTAATTCGTCCATCCTTTATTGCTTGTTCAATTCTTATCGGCGGATGAGGTAAGTGAGTTCTAGGGTCAACGTATGTCTTTGCAATAAATGAAATGATTTGTTTTCTCTTGTCATCTAACATCTTACGTCTTTGATCAGTGGTGAGATTTAGATCACCTTTCTTTAGCATTATCTCGGCTATCTCGTTTACATCTTCAGTTTTGAAAGCCTTGAGTAATTTTTCAGTCGACGGTTTTGTACCCTTACCGGAATCAGTATAGATTTCATCTGCGATTAAAATAGAAGAGATATCTTTTTTCTTACCCATTTTATAATCAAGAGCTGGATCAGGTTTTACCAAAATCTCAAATTTTTCGCCTTCATACGAATATCTAACAACAGTGACATCAGTCATTTCCGAAATATTCTATGTTAATTTGGTATTTATCTCTACCAAATACAATTTGCTTTAGGCATTTTATCATATGTAGAAAATATACCAAAAAAAATCAAGGCATGCCACAAATAACTAACCAATGTCTAATATTTGATCACGTATTACTATACCATGAGTCAAATCAACTTACAAACAAGGCAACCTAAGCCTTCAGA is drawn from Candidatus Nitrosarchaeum limnium SFB1 and contains these coding sequences:
- a CDS encoding exosome complex exonuclease 1, which codes for MGGRDTTLVLLDENGIRCDGRKVDEPRRIMIKAGGLKNADGSAYIEFGDNKILVGVFGPRDVHPKHMSNTDTGILRVRYHMEPFSVTERKNPAPSRREIEISKVIKEALEPAVMLEKFPRTAVDVFIEVLQADGGTRCAALSAASVALADAGIPMRDMVAACAAGKAADTIILDVNNEEDQAGQADMPIGYMPSLEKITLLQLDGVLTPAEYKKCVETGIHGCKIVYELQKKALTDKYFGNGESK
- a CDS encoding exosome complex RNA-binding protein Rrp4, with translation MENKRKYVIPGDVITTGPYRPEQNVILDGNKIIATSIGISEIYDDSIKVIPLTGKYIPKIDDLVIGKVISHTSLSWELDINSCYVGFLPAQDVFGRDFSAHADELTSKLKSGDLVAARIANFDRTRDPLVTIADRDLGKIDSGTLVKISPSKVPRLIGKRGTMIQMIEMATGAAVTIGQNGWIVVSCETPEGLLKAKKAIQMVDEKAHVANLTDQVKEMLESKGES
- a CDS encoding putative RNA-associated protein, with the protein product MTDVTVVRYSYEGEKFEILVKPDPALDYKMGKKKDISSILIADEIYTDSGKGTKPSTEKLLKAFKTEDVNEIAEIMLKKGDLNLTTDQRRKMLDDKRKQIISFIAKTYVDPRTHLPHPPIRIEQAIKDGRITIEPQKSVDEQVPEIVDKLRSIIALKSENLDLEITIPAQYASQSYAVLKSVGSLKKEEWQNNGSLKAILEIPAGARPNVIDRLGSITKGSATVEVMK